The Micropterus dolomieu isolate WLL.071019.BEF.003 ecotype Adirondacks linkage group LG22, ASM2129224v1, whole genome shotgun sequence genome contains a region encoding:
- the LOC123962146 gene encoding forkhead box protein P2-like isoform X2, with product MPESPLSPTAARQTLASSLLSHTDNGAGERVANGDSCGRVSGESWQSLRNKQVLLAMMAPQQMQPLLSANQLQALIQQKQQAFLLQQQHLKEFYKKQQQQIHLQLLQQQPSKKAKELVFQQLLQLQQQQLLRVQRPVLASPALSPAGFGPSEMQQIWQELTNGTTEDKTLLRGNQDSSANNMMSTKVTGRQTGDQQTASPRRPESAFKADCAATHALYGHGVCNWPGCESVCDTFSQFIKHISSEHNLDDRSTAQCRVQMQVVQQLELQLCKERERLRAMMAHLHLPSLEAQSVSAPVSLQSPQSDTAADPRGLQLNSVTNNLPSLSPSNSAQASPQPLVTVSSPSVCCEKESSIQTSCAGAIKRRHYPLVYSLSSENEFELYKNTDIRPPFTYATLIRQAIMETSDMQLTLNEIYNWFTRTFAYFRRNAATWKNAVRHNLSLHKCFVRVENVKGAVWTVDEVEYQKRRSQKVTGSPSLMKNVSPSLDFGNVLNASLQTELVESSLPGFKKECVSRNSRSQIQEIKATLNSSHNKQNFSPQVQQSLFLKDEMLNDQESLMPTVKPASLQHDMAENHEEHLFDLE from the exons ATGCCTGAGTCTCCTCTCAGTCCCACGGCAGCCCGTCAAACCCTAGCCAGCAGCCTCCTCAGTCACACAGACAACGGCGCAGGAGAGAGAGTAGCTAATGGGGATTCCTGCGGTAGAGTGAGTGGTGAAAGCTGGCAGAGTCTCCGCAATAAACAG GTGCTTCTGGCTATGATGGCTCCTCAGCAGATGCAGCCGCTTCTGTCCGCCAACCAGCTGCAGGCTCTGATCCAACAGAAGCAACAAGCCTTTCTGCTCCAGCAG CAACATCTGAAAGAGTTTTACaagaagcaacaacaacagattCATTTGCAGCTGCTTCAACAGCAGCCCAGCAAGAAAGCCAAAGAA CTTGTGTTCCAGCAGCTCCtccagctccagcagcagcagctcctccgGGTGCAGAGACCAGTCCTGGcttctcctgccctctctccaG ctGGTTTCGGCCCCTCAGAGATGCAGCAGATATGGCAAGAGCTCACAAATGGAACAACTGAAGACAAAACCCTATTGAGGGGCAATCAGGATTCTTCTGCTAACAACATGATGTCAACAAAAGtcacaggaagacagacaggtgaccagCAGACTGCTTCTCCTCGCAGGCCAGAAAG tgctTTTAAAGCTGATTGCGCTGCCACACACGCTCTCTACGGTCACGGTGTGTGTAATTGGCCTGGATGTGAGTCAGTGTGTGACACCTTCAGCCAGTTCATCAA GCACATAAGCAGCGAGCATAATCTGGATGACAGAAGTACAGCGCAGTGCAGAGTCCAGATGCAGGTCGTTCAGCAGCTTGAACTTCAG CTCTGCAAGGAACGGGAGCGTCTGCGAGCGATGATGGCTCACCTGCATCTGCCGTCTTTAGAAGCACAGTCAGTCTCTGCACCCGTGAGTCTACAGTCACCACAATCTGATACGGCTGCTGACCCACGTGGCCTGCAG CTCAACTCAGTCACCAACAACCTGCCCTCGCTGAGCCCGTCAAACTCGGCCCAGGCGTCGCCCCAACCTCTGGTCACTGTCAGCTCTCCATCCGTGTGCTGTGAAAAAGAGTCGTCCATTCAAACGTCATGTGCTGGGGCCATAAAACGTCGCCATTACCCTCTGGTCTACTCGCTATCTTCAG aAAATGAATTTGAGCTCTACAAGAACACTGACATCAGACCACCTTTCACCTATGCAACACTGATAAGACAA GCTATTATGGAAACATCCGACATGCAACTAACACTCAACGAGATATACAACTGGTTCACACGGACGTTTGCTTATTTCAGACGCAACGCTGCCACATGGAAG AACGCAGTGCGCCACAACCTGAGCCTGCACAAGTGTTTTGTGCGTGTGGAGAATGTGAAAGGCGCGGTGTGGACAGTCGATGAGGTGGAATACCAGAAGAGGAGGTCCCAGAAGGTCACAGG GAGTCCATCCCTGATGAAAAATGTATCCCCCAGTCTTGATTTTGGGAACGTTCTGAATGCCAGCTTACAG ACGGAGCTGGTTGAGTCGTCACTGCCAGGATTCAAGAAGGAGTGTGTCAGCCGTAACTCCAGGAGTCAAATACAGGAGATCAAAGCAACACTCAACAGCAGCCACAATAAACAAAACTTCTCTCCACAAGTCCAGCA GTCTCTTTTCCTTAAAGACGAAATGCTGAATGACCAAGAATCTCTGATGCCAACAGTAAAACCAGCCAGTCTGCAGCACGACATGGCTGAAAATCACGAAGAGCATTTGTTTGACCTTGAATAA
- the LOC123962146 gene encoding forkhead box protein P2-like isoform X3, with translation MPESPLSPTAARQTLASSLLSHTDNGAGERVANGDSCGRVSGESWQSLRNKQVLLAMMAPQQMQPLLSANQLQALIQQKQQAFLLQQQHLKEFYKKQQQQIHLQLLQQQPSKKAKEQLVFQQLLQLQQQQLLRVQRPVLASPALSPAGFGPSEMQQIWQELTNGTTEDKTLLRGNQDSSANNMMSTKVTGRQTGDQQTASPRRPESAFKADCAATHALYGHGVCNWPGCESVCDTFSQFIKHISSEHNLDDRSTAQCRVQMQVVQQLELQLCKERERLRAMMAHLHLPSLEAQSVSAPVSLQSPQSDTAADPRGLQLNSVTNNLPSLSPSNSAQASPQPLVTVSSPSVCCEKESSIQTSCAGAIKRRHYPLVYSLSSENEFELYKNTDIRPPFTYATLIRQAIMETSDMQLTLNEIYNWFTRTFAYFRRNAATWKVSHPQIINSVIPVCVLPDLCSLYSVISPSL, from the exons ATGCCTGAGTCTCCTCTCAGTCCCACGGCAGCCCGTCAAACCCTAGCCAGCAGCCTCCTCAGTCACACAGACAACGGCGCAGGAGAGAGAGTAGCTAATGGGGATTCCTGCGGTAGAGTGAGTGGTGAAAGCTGGCAGAGTCTCCGCAATAAACAG GTGCTTCTGGCTATGATGGCTCCTCAGCAGATGCAGCCGCTTCTGTCCGCCAACCAGCTGCAGGCTCTGATCCAACAGAAGCAACAAGCCTTTCTGCTCCAGCAG CAACATCTGAAAGAGTTTTACaagaagcaacaacaacagattCATTTGCAGCTGCTTCAACAGCAGCCCAGCAAGAAAGCCAAAGAA CAGCTTGTGTTCCAGCAGCTCCtccagctccagcagcagcagctcctccgGGTGCAGAGACCAGTCCTGGcttctcctgccctctctccaG ctGGTTTCGGCCCCTCAGAGATGCAGCAGATATGGCAAGAGCTCACAAATGGAACAACTGAAGACAAAACCCTATTGAGGGGCAATCAGGATTCTTCTGCTAACAACATGATGTCAACAAAAGtcacaggaagacagacaggtgaccagCAGACTGCTTCTCCTCGCAGGCCAGAAAG tgctTTTAAAGCTGATTGCGCTGCCACACACGCTCTCTACGGTCACGGTGTGTGTAATTGGCCTGGATGTGAGTCAGTGTGTGACACCTTCAGCCAGTTCATCAA GCACATAAGCAGCGAGCATAATCTGGATGACAGAAGTACAGCGCAGTGCAGAGTCCAGATGCAGGTCGTTCAGCAGCTTGAACTTCAG CTCTGCAAGGAACGGGAGCGTCTGCGAGCGATGATGGCTCACCTGCATCTGCCGTCTTTAGAAGCACAGTCAGTCTCTGCACCCGTGAGTCTACAGTCACCACAATCTGATACGGCTGCTGACCCACGTGGCCTGCAG CTCAACTCAGTCACCAACAACCTGCCCTCGCTGAGCCCGTCAAACTCGGCCCAGGCGTCGCCCCAACCTCTGGTCACTGTCAGCTCTCCATCCGTGTGCTGTGAAAAAGAGTCGTCCATTCAAACGTCATGTGCTGGGGCCATAAAACGTCGCCATTACCCTCTGGTCTACTCGCTATCTTCAG aAAATGAATTTGAGCTCTACAAGAACACTGACATCAGACCACCTTTCACCTATGCAACACTGATAAGACAA GCTATTATGGAAACATCCGACATGCAACTAACACTCAACGAGATATACAACTGGTTCACACGGACGTTTGCTTATTTCAGACGCAACGCTGCCACATGGAAGGTTTCACACCCTCAGATAATTAACTCTGTGATCCCAGTGTGTGTCCTACCTGATTTGTGCAGCCTGTATTCAGTAATATCTCCTTCTCTTTGA
- the LOC123962146 gene encoding forkhead box protein P2-like isoform X1, whose product MPESPLSPTAARQTLASSLLSHTDNGAGERVANGDSCGRVSGESWQSLRNKQVLLAMMAPQQMQPLLSANQLQALIQQKQQAFLLQQQHLKEFYKKQQQQIHLQLLQQQPSKKAKEQLVFQQLLQLQQQQLLRVQRPVLASPALSPAGFGPSEMQQIWQELTNGTTEDKTLLRGNQDSSANNMMSTKVTGRQTGDQQTASPRRPESAFKADCAATHALYGHGVCNWPGCESVCDTFSQFIKHISSEHNLDDRSTAQCRVQMQVVQQLELQLCKERERLRAMMAHLHLPSLEAQSVSAPVSLQSPQSDTAADPRGLQLNSVTNNLPSLSPSNSAQASPQPLVTVSSPSVCCEKESSIQTSCAGAIKRRHYPLVYSLSSENEFELYKNTDIRPPFTYATLIRQAIMETSDMQLTLNEIYNWFTRTFAYFRRNAATWKNAVRHNLSLHKCFVRVENVKGAVWTVDEVEYQKRRSQKVTGSPSLMKNVSPSLDFGNVLNASLQTELVESSLPGFKKECVSRNSRSQIQEIKATLNSSHNKQNFSPQVQQSLFLKDEMLNDQESLMPTVKPASLQHDMAENHEEHLFDLE is encoded by the exons ATGCCTGAGTCTCCTCTCAGTCCCACGGCAGCCCGTCAAACCCTAGCCAGCAGCCTCCTCAGTCACACAGACAACGGCGCAGGAGAGAGAGTAGCTAATGGGGATTCCTGCGGTAGAGTGAGTGGTGAAAGCTGGCAGAGTCTCCGCAATAAACAG GTGCTTCTGGCTATGATGGCTCCTCAGCAGATGCAGCCGCTTCTGTCCGCCAACCAGCTGCAGGCTCTGATCCAACAGAAGCAACAAGCCTTTCTGCTCCAGCAG CAACATCTGAAAGAGTTTTACaagaagcaacaacaacagattCATTTGCAGCTGCTTCAACAGCAGCCCAGCAAGAAAGCCAAAGAA CAGCTTGTGTTCCAGCAGCTCCtccagctccagcagcagcagctcctccgGGTGCAGAGACCAGTCCTGGcttctcctgccctctctccaG ctGGTTTCGGCCCCTCAGAGATGCAGCAGATATGGCAAGAGCTCACAAATGGAACAACTGAAGACAAAACCCTATTGAGGGGCAATCAGGATTCTTCTGCTAACAACATGATGTCAACAAAAGtcacaggaagacagacaggtgaccagCAGACTGCTTCTCCTCGCAGGCCAGAAAG tgctTTTAAAGCTGATTGCGCTGCCACACACGCTCTCTACGGTCACGGTGTGTGTAATTGGCCTGGATGTGAGTCAGTGTGTGACACCTTCAGCCAGTTCATCAA GCACATAAGCAGCGAGCATAATCTGGATGACAGAAGTACAGCGCAGTGCAGAGTCCAGATGCAGGTCGTTCAGCAGCTTGAACTTCAG CTCTGCAAGGAACGGGAGCGTCTGCGAGCGATGATGGCTCACCTGCATCTGCCGTCTTTAGAAGCACAGTCAGTCTCTGCACCCGTGAGTCTACAGTCACCACAATCTGATACGGCTGCTGACCCACGTGGCCTGCAG CTCAACTCAGTCACCAACAACCTGCCCTCGCTGAGCCCGTCAAACTCGGCCCAGGCGTCGCCCCAACCTCTGGTCACTGTCAGCTCTCCATCCGTGTGCTGTGAAAAAGAGTCGTCCATTCAAACGTCATGTGCTGGGGCCATAAAACGTCGCCATTACCCTCTGGTCTACTCGCTATCTTCAG aAAATGAATTTGAGCTCTACAAGAACACTGACATCAGACCACCTTTCACCTATGCAACACTGATAAGACAA GCTATTATGGAAACATCCGACATGCAACTAACACTCAACGAGATATACAACTGGTTCACACGGACGTTTGCTTATTTCAGACGCAACGCTGCCACATGGAAG AACGCAGTGCGCCACAACCTGAGCCTGCACAAGTGTTTTGTGCGTGTGGAGAATGTGAAAGGCGCGGTGTGGACAGTCGATGAGGTGGAATACCAGAAGAGGAGGTCCCAGAAGGTCACAGG GAGTCCATCCCTGATGAAAAATGTATCCCCCAGTCTTGATTTTGGGAACGTTCTGAATGCCAGCTTACAG ACGGAGCTGGTTGAGTCGTCACTGCCAGGATTCAAGAAGGAGTGTGTCAGCCGTAACTCCAGGAGTCAAATACAGGAGATCAAAGCAACACTCAACAGCAGCCACAATAAACAAAACTTCTCTCCACAAGTCCAGCA GTCTCTTTTCCTTAAAGACGAAATGCTGAATGACCAAGAATCTCTGATGCCAACAGTAAAACCAGCCAGTCTGCAGCACGACATGGCTGAAAATCACGAAGAGCATTTGTTTGACCTTGAATAA
- the ppp1r3ab gene encoding uncharacterized protein ppp1r3ab yields MEFMEQPGPSGACNLLGVPGLSTLDVDDDEGEVVIGIRPKSSPLPRRRNSVSDEDSEPEPPLCGSRRVSFADAKGLSLVHVKKFDSWDVPKLPGYDSSEGKGKDAEEYFLSPLTFYLPLSTEELFDKVREQKVELESIELLPGTTILKGVIRVLNISFSKAVYVRITLDSWSSHFDLLAEYIPGSSDSLMDCFSFKLTLVPPFGEQGARVDFCLRYETSVGTFWTNNNNRNYVLFCHQRVKERKEKPQKENVNMKSCLKTISQKFSTVENISGLEASFQQNNKNISTDVSKNGQEVDTTKATQISDCQSGTSEEAEQKLLTESRQNYSQRSRRKAIRMTQLRDHFAERGGGGNDTERDESPPAVKQTAQEETQEEKHTDLQSFSELSSKSEDSEFVSKSLETCSESVPAVLHYTSPTHDYTSNSEPEKSESINLADSATLTGGESATDTPDNPLHSNDEIGPADCQHINKCVSKVEERNQRQGVCYECTRNIAVEPYDSVISAVSSEILVSQTSSFTFGTVVAPLYHQVFGRVGSESQSAGDWGNPVQATLNVVDLTQRYAHTERRETRCTVPTKVIGKADKVQGNVIKTQKSNQECLDATLSSPPIVEEETSLSVTANDILDPADTLQDAVEIIYSGQRHTNTPEVPKTISGDTEAQPHTVNTVNTDLLNLQITTESLHLQGKAQDSSLTRDLQSQTTAETAQAQLPEHACKNIKNNLVEPVAQKEMEEVLTCQETSFVSLQLSQSVSEHVSDKTVQHASGSGANECVVTKSTINGITEEDKPLETLHDWDPNQNNNSVTKETENSYISVFETGERKDVTTLQMSLETQEETNNVEGGNTVVDKTHSHETKHSGDIKITGEVAESMMSNNHIHGELLIELKDEDILKDKTIIVSEKIDHHEMEAVVSKQEDSCLAGTTEVNWEMMVEEEEKNLLTDEEESKALLLNTEDTKALKKCQGEQLEEAWIETGLEKTEIGQKKTEDEIVGEITVAREKENKADDADVLVDKQRIGEEGIVEIVAGNYREELKKKLQYIQATKTKKTLGEEEQVEEFEVEKRDEQEKTELEKEKHFEEIREVNIERTNVQEEEEIEGKEEMAKDLNDDEEAGVEWEDQVNPREENNEEQNPDYKEEILVYEKGESEIVDNESQSRTTENGGNEVEYFEERLDILQNKVEGGLSALVNNVQDKRVIDIENTGEGQNAHLPSEMHLYKDEDFQSNENVTHDRSKAAIDENDSAAAEAGPSIFADEPESDQKGHDSASAESDSDDEVELYMHCLRAVHTGAQAHKDRNKDTGFSVGRRPSVSRSKPLSSPMPPISESLDEEQHLSCLQDNHEDTETEDIHPTAAALRASSGQESLNRSVSWWIEYFSCSNISKTLLYATLLVIFLVVAYYYDFLACFGLYLISMIWLCCQGERQPVKNNNRIG; encoded by the exons ATGGAGTTTATGGAACAGCCAGGACCTTCTGGGGCCTGTAACCTCTTAGGAGTACCAGGCCTCAGCACCTTGGACGTGGATGACGATGAGGGCGAGGTGGTGATCGGCATCAGGCCCAAATCTTCGCCTCTCCCGCGGCGAAGGAACTCTGTCTCTGACGAGGACTCAGAGCCTGAGCCTCCCCTGTGTGGCTCCAGGAGAGTGTCCTTTGCAGATGCCAAAGGCCTCAGTTTGGTGCACGTGAAGAAGTTTGACTCTTGGGATGTACCCAAGCTGCCAGGGTATGACTCTTCTGAGGGCAAAGGTAAAGATGCAGAGGAATACTTCCTATCTCCTCTTACTTTCTACCTTCCATTATCTACTGAGGAGCTGTTTGACAAAGTCCGGGAACAAAAAGTGGAGTTGGAGAGCATTGAGTTACTTCCAGGGACCACAATACTGAAAGGAGTGATCCGTGTCCTTAATATCTCCTTTAGTAAAGCAGTATATGTCCGAATCACTTTGGACTCCTGGTCCAGCCACTTTGATCTCCTGGCAGAGTACATCCCCGGTTCCAGTGACAGTCTGATGGACTGTTTCTCGTTTAAGCTCACCTTAGTGCCCCCATTTGGAGAGCAGGGAGCCAGAGTTGATTTTTGTCTGCGATATGAGACTTCAGTAGGGACATTCTGGACcaacaataacaacagaaaCTACGTGCTGTTCTGCCAtcagagagtgaaagagaggaaagagaaaccACAGAAGGAAAATGTGAACATGAAAAGCTGCCTTAAGACTATCAG TCAGAAATTCTCCACCGTGGAAAACATTTCAGGATTGGAGGCTTCatttcaacaaaacaacaaaaatatttcaacag ATGTGTCAAAAAATGGACAGGAAGTGGACACTACAAAAGCCACACAAATCTCGGATTGCCAGTCAGGAACATCAGAGGAAGCTGAACAGAAATTACTa ACTGAGAGCAGACAGAACTACAGCCAAAGAAGTCGCAGAAAGGCTATACGGATGACTCAGCTGAGGGACCACTTTGCtgaaagaggtggaggaggaaatgACACTGAAAGAGATGAATCACCTCCAGCAGTAAAACAGACAGCTCAAGAGGAAACCCAAGAAGAAAAGCATACAGATCTGCAATCTTTTTCTGAGTTGAGCAGCAAATCAGAAGATTCTGAGTTTGTTTCTAAATCTCTGGAAACATGCAGCGAATCCGTCCCTGCTGTCCTACATTATACATCACCAACACACGACTACACATCCAACAGTGAGCCAGAGAAATCTGAGAGCATCAATCTGGCTGACTCAGCCACATTAACAGGAGGTGAGAGTGCCACAGATACCCCAGACAACCCATTGCATTCAAATGATGAAATTGGTCCAGCAGATTGCCAACATATCAACAAGTGTGTCTCTAAAGTTGAGGAAAGAAATCAGAGGCAAGGCGTGTGTTATGAATGTACTAGAAACATTGCAGTGGAACCATATGACAGTGTTATTTCAGCAGTGAGTAGCGAAATCCTTGTTAGCCAGACCAGCAGCTTCACATTTGGAACTGTGGTGGCTCCGCTGTATCATCAGGTGTTTGGAAGAGTGGGAAGTGAAAGTCAAAGTGCAGGTGATTGGGGAAATCCAGTACAGGCTACATTGAATGTTGTAGATTTAACTCAAAGATACGCTCACACTGAAAGAAGAGAGACCAGATGCACAGTTCCAACAAAAGTTATTGGTAAAGCTGACAAAGTTCAAGGAAATGTGATAAAGACTCAGAAATCAAACCAAGAATGCCTAGATGCCACTCTGAGTAGTCCTCCTATTGTAGAAGAAGAAACAAGTTTGAGTGTAACAGCAAATGATATCCTGGACCCTGCAGACACTCTGCAGGATGCAGTTGAGATTATATATTCAGGCcagagacacacaaatacacctgAGGTTCCAAAAACAATTTCAGGAGACACAGAAGCACAGCCACACACTGTAAACACTGTTAATACAGATTTGTTGAATCTGCAAATAACCACTGAGAGTTTACATCTCCAGGGAAAAGCACAGGACAGCAGTCTAACCCGTGACctgcaaagccaaaccacagcaGAAACAGCACAGGCTCAACTGCCAGAACACgcatgtaaaaacattaaaaataatctagtGGAACCAGTTGCACaaaaggaaatggaagaagTCCTGACCTGTCAAGAAACCTCATTTGTGTCACTTCAACTTTCTCAGAGTGTATCAGAGCATGTTAGTGATAAGACTGTTCAACATGCCAGTGGTAGTGGAGCAAACGAGTGTGTTGTAACTAAATCAACAATCAATGGCATTACAGAGGAGGATAAACCATTAGAAACTTTACATGATTGGGATCCTAACCAAAACAATAATTCAGTTACTAAAGAAACTGAGAACAgctatatttctgtttttgaaaCTGGGGAGAGAAAGGATGTCACAACATTACAGATGTCTCTTGAAACTCAGGAAGAAACTAATAATGTGGAAGGAGGAAATACAGTGGTGgacaaaacacattcacatgaAACAAAACACTCAGGTGATATTAAGATAACTGGTGAGGTAGCTGAGTCAATGATGAGTAACAATCACATACATGGTGAATTGTTAATAGAGCTCAAAgatgaagacattttaaaagataaaacaattattgttTCAGAAAAAATAGATCATCATGAAATGGAGGCTGTCGTCTCAAAACAGGAGGATTCTTGTTTAGCAGGCACTACTGAGGTAAACTGGGAAATGATGgttgaagaagaggagaaaaaccTATTAACAGATGAAGAGGAAAGCAAGGCACTGCTTTTAAATACAGAGGACACTAAAGCATTGAAGAAATGCCAAGGAGAACAGTTAGAGGAGGCTTGGATAGAGACAGGATTAGAAAAAACAGAGATaggacaaaagaaaacagaagatGAAATCGTGGGGGAGATCACAGttgcaagagagaaagagaacaagGCTGATGATGCAGATGTTTTAGTGGACAAGCAGAGGATTGGAGAGGAAGGAATTGTGGAGATTGTTGCTGGAAACTATAgggaagaattaaaaaaaaaattacaatacatTCAAGCTACAAAGACGAAAAAGACACTtggagaagaagaacaagttgAGGAGTTTGAAGTAGAGAAAAGAGATGAACAAGAGAAGACAGAgttagagaaagaaaaacactttgaagAGATACGAGAGGTCAATATTGAACGTACAAATGtccaagaagaagaggagattGAGGGGAAGGAAGAAATGGCAAAGGACCTGAACGATGATGAGGAAGCAGGTGTGGAATGGGAGGATCAGGTAAATCCAAGGGAGGAAAACAATGAAGAGCAGAATCCAGATTACAAGGAGGAAATTCTAGTTTATGAAAAAGGAGAGTCAGAGATTGTAGATAATGAGTCACAGAGCAGGACAACAGAGAACGGGGGAAATGAAGTGGAGTATTTTGAGGAGAGGTTAGACATTCTCCAAAACAAGGTTGAGGGTGGTTTATCCGCTCTGGTGAACAATGTGCAGGACAAGAGAGTAATTGACATAGAAAATACAGGAGAAGGGCAAAATGCACACCTCCCATCTGAAATGCATCTTTACAAAGATGAAGATTTTCAAAGCAACGAGAATGTTACACATGACCGATCAAAAGCAGCGATAGATGAGAACGATTCCGCTGCTGCTGAGGCAGGTCCAAGCATTTTTGCAGATGAACCTGAAAGTGACCAAAAAGGCCACGACAGTGCTTCAGCAGAGTCTGACTCAGACGATGAGGTGGAGTTGTACATGCACTGTCTGAGGGCTGTTCACACTGGGGCACAGGCCCATAAAGACAGGAACAAAGATACAGGTTTTAGTGTGGGGAGAAGGCCCTCTGTAAGCAGAAGTAAACCGCTGTCCTCTCCCATGCCGCCCATCAGTGAGTCTCTGGATGAAGAACAACACCTCAGTTGCCTTCAGGACAATCATGAAGACACGGAGACAGAAGACATCCACCCCACAGCTGCAGCTCTGCGAGCGTCAAGTGGACAGGAGAGCCTCAACAGAAGTGTTTCGTGGTGGATAGAGTATTTTTCCTGCAGCAATATCTCAAAAACATTGTTATACGCCACCTTGTTAGTGATATTTTTAGTTGTGGCCTACTATTATGATTTTCTTGCTTGTTTTGGGCTCTACTTGATATCAATGATTTGGCTCTGCTGTCAAGGAGAGAGGCAGccagttaaaaacaacaacagaatagGGTGA